From Anoplopoma fimbria isolate UVic2021 breed Golden Eagle Sablefish chromosome 11, Afim_UVic_2022, whole genome shotgun sequence, one genomic window encodes:
- the cdipt gene encoding CDP-diacylglycerol--inositol 3-phosphatidyltransferase produces the protein MAEDNIFYFVPNLIGYARILLALLSFALMPCCPWTAVFCYLLSGLLDAFDGHAARALNQSTKFGAMMDMLTDRCATMCLLVNLSLLYPSYTFLFQLSMCVDIASHWLHLHSSTMTGSASHKSIDLSGNPVLRIYYTSKPVLFVMCAGNELFFCLLFILHHIQEPAAWLYWLQGLCGTICLLKTAISLVHLVTASKNMAAMDAAEREKNTKTQ, from the exons ATGGCGGAGGACAACATCTTCTACTTCGTTCCCAATCTGATCG GTTACGCCCGTATCCTGTTGGCCCTCCTCTCCTTCGCTCTGATGCCCTGCTGTCCATGGACCGCCGTCTTCTGCTACCTGCTCAGCGGTCTGCTGGACGCCTTCGACGGCCACGCTGCTCGGGCGCTCAATCAGt ccactAAGTTCGGGGCGATGATGGACATGCTGACGGACCGCTGTGCCACCATGTGTCTGCTGGTCAACCTGTCTCTGCTCTACCCGTCATACACCTTCCTGTTCCAGCTCAGCATGTGTGTGGACATTGCCAGCCACTGGCTGCACCTGCACAG CTCAACAATGACTGGATCTGCCAGCCACAAGAGCATCGACCTCTCCGGTAACCCTGTCCTCCGAATCTACTACACTTCCAAG CCGGTGCTGTTCGTGATGTGTGCCGGTAACGAGCTCttcttctgcctcctcttcatcctccatcaCATCCAAGAACCTGCAG CTTGGCTCTACTGGCTGCAGGGACTCTGTGGGACGATCTGTCTGCTAAAGACGGCCATCAGTCTGGTTCACCTGGTCACCGCCTCCAAGAACATGGCCGCCATGGACGCCGCcgagagagagaagaacacCAAGacgcagtga